TCCTCGGTGATGGCGACGCTGCGGTGCTTGCCGCCGGTGCAGCCGATCGCCACGGTCAGGTAGCGCTTGCCCTCGCGCTCGAAGCCGGACGCGGTCGCCGCGATCAGCGACGCGTACGACCCGACGAAGTCCAGCGCGCCGTCCTGGCCGAGCACGTACGAACTGACCGACTCGTCCCGTCCGGTGAACTCGCGCAGCTCCGGCACCCAGTACGGGTTCGGCAGGAACCGGGCGTCGAGCACGAAGTCCGCGTCCGGCGGCAGCCCGTACTTGAAGCCGAAGGACAGCACGGTCACCCGCAGCCGGCGCGCGTCCTCGCCGCCGAACAGCTCCTCGACCCGGCGGCGCAGCTGGTTGACGTTGAGGTGGCTGGTGTCGATGATGACGTCGGCCTGGTCGCGGGCCTCCTCGAGCAGCTTCCGCTCGGCCGCGATGCCCTCCTCCAGCCGGCCCTCGCCCTGCAACGGGTGCGAGCGGCGGACGCTCTCGAAGCGCCGGATCAGCACCTCGTCGTCCGCGTCCACGAACACCACGCGCGGGTGGAAGCCCTTGTCGCGCAGCGCCTGGATCGCGCCGGCCAGGTCGGTGGAGAACGCCCGGCTGCGCACGTCCAGCACCATCGCGGTCTGCCGGGTCGCGCCGCCGCCGGCGGCGAACGCCAGCTCGGCCATCTCGACCATGAGCGCCTGCGGCAGGTTGTCGACGACGTAGAAGCCGACGTTCTCCAGCGCCCGGGCCACCGTGCTGCGGCCGCCGCCGGAGACGCCGGTGACCACGACGAGACTGATCTCCTCGCGGGACGACGAGTCGCCCTCCGGTCGGTGCTCGCCGTGCCGGTCGAGCCGGTCGGTCAATGAGCCGCCGTCCGCCTGGCCGGTGCGGCCGGGCGGCGTGGCGGCAGTGGACGGCCCGGGTGCGCCAGGTGGAAAAACGCTCACTGTCTCTTCCGGTCGCTCGTCGTCGCGCCGCTCGGTCACGACGGCCCCCTCAAGGTCGAAAGTCTGTCGGGCGCCAATCCTAGAGTTCGCGCGCCGCCGGGTGTACGCCCGCTTCGGCCTCAACATCCCCGGTGGATGCGCTGTTCCCCGGCATATCGGTCGTCTCCGGGCCCGCGGGCGCGGCCGGCTTTTCACCCGTCAGGGCGGCGATGATGGCCTCGGCCGTGCGCGGCCCGATGCCCGGGACCTCGGCGATCTCGGCCGGTGAGGCGGCCGCGAGCTTCTTCACGGAGCCGAACTGGCGCAGCAGCGCCTTGCGGCGCACCTCGCCCAGGCCGGGCACGTCGTCCAGCGCGGAGACCGTCATCCGCTTGGAACGGCGCTGCCGGTGGAACGTGATGGCGAACCGGTGTGCCTCGTCGCGGACGCGCTGCAGCAGGTAGAGCGCCTCGGAGTTGCGCGGCAGGATGACCGGGAACTCGTCGTCCGGCAGCCACACCTCCTCCAGCCGCTTGGCCAGGCCGCACAGTGCCACGTCGGTGACGCCCATCTCGGCCATCACCGCGGCCACGGCCGCGACCTGCGGCGCACCGCCGTCGACCACGATCAGGTTCGGCGGGTACGCGAAGCGCCGCGGCCGGCCGGTCGTCGGGTCGATGCCGGGCAGCT
This genomic window from Catenuloplanes niger contains:
- the rapZ gene encoding RNase adapter RapZ, with the protein product MSLVVVTGVSGGGRSTVARALENVGFYVVDNLPQALMVEMAELAFAAGGGATRQTAMVLDVRSRAFSTDLAGAIQALRDKGFHPRVVFVDADDEVLIRRFESVRRSHPLQGEGRLEEGIAAERKLLEEARDQADVIIDTSHLNVNQLRRRVEELFGGEDARRLRVTVLSFGFKYGLPPDADFVLDARFLPNPYWVPELREFTGRDESVSSYVLGQDGALDFVGSYASLIAATASGFEREGKRYLTVAIGCTGGKHRSVAITEELATRLREARLAATAHHRDLGRE